A genomic stretch from Vibrio coralliilyticus includes:
- a CDS encoding AbgT family transporter — MSNQAVNQAPSNKPSGMDRFLNFIERAGNKIPDPAILFFWALVITWAASALLSNVSFDLLNPRTGEALAINNLLTGESLASFLANMVTTFTGFAPLGIVLVAMLGVGVADSSGFITTGLKKMLNFTPAKLLTPMLILVAIVSHTAADAGYVLVIPLGGIIFHAAGRHPLAGIAAAFAGVSGGFSANFIPSGIDPLLAGFTQTAAQVLDPEYVVNPLANIFFTGLSSIIIVAIGWYVTEKIIEPRLAKTPIDEDAEKAPDLGSFTELESKAFRYAGWAMLAGIAVLIAAIIPENSALRSPEGEITAFTAPLMKSIVPLIFILFIIPGYVYGKVSGTFKTSNDIIKAMADTMSTMGAYIVMSFFCAQFLAAFAQSNIGTMLALYGAEGLKAMNLPGEATIIGMILLTASVNLLIGSASAKWALIGPILVPMLMAVGISPELSQAAYRVGDSVSNIISPLMVFFPLVVVYCQRYVKSTGIGTLASLMMPFSIAMLIGWSIFLVAYWALGIPLGIQAPYTYTM; from the coding sequence ATGAGTAACCAAGCTGTAAATCAAGCGCCATCCAACAAGCCGAGTGGTATGGATCGCTTTTTAAACTTTATTGAACGCGCGGGTAATAAGATCCCAGATCCTGCTATTTTGTTTTTCTGGGCTCTAGTTATTACTTGGGCTGCGTCTGCTCTCCTTTCAAACGTCTCGTTTGATTTGTTAAACCCACGCACTGGCGAAGCACTTGCAATCAACAACCTTTTAACCGGCGAATCTCTAGCAAGCTTCCTCGCGAATATGGTGACAACATTCACTGGTTTTGCGCCTCTAGGTATCGTACTGGTTGCGATGCTTGGTGTAGGGGTAGCGGATTCTTCAGGCTTTATTACCACAGGCCTCAAGAAGATGCTTAACTTCACTCCAGCTAAGCTACTTACTCCAATGCTTATTCTGGTTGCGATTGTTTCGCACACCGCGGCGGATGCAGGTTACGTTCTTGTTATTCCACTCGGTGGTATCATTTTCCATGCGGCTGGTCGTCACCCATTAGCGGGTATCGCTGCAGCATTCGCTGGCGTATCGGGTGGTTTCTCTGCAAACTTTATCCCTTCGGGTATCGACCCACTACTCGCTGGTTTCACACAAACTGCAGCACAGGTTCTTGATCCTGAATACGTTGTAAACCCACTTGCGAATATTTTCTTTACTGGTCTATCTTCAATCATCATTGTGGCGATTGGTTGGTACGTAACAGAAAAAATCATCGAACCTCGCCTAGCGAAAACGCCAATCGACGAAGATGCAGAAAAAGCACCAGATCTAGGTTCTTTCACTGAACTTGAGTCAAAAGCATTCCGCTATGCGGGTTGGGCGATGCTGGCAGGTATTGCTGTATTAATCGCAGCTATTATCCCTGAAAACTCGGCATTACGTTCTCCTGAAGGTGAAATTACAGCGTTTACCGCGCCGTTAATGAAGTCAATTGTTCCATTGATCTTCATTTTATTCATCATTCCAGGCTATGTGTATGGTAAAGTCTCGGGGACATTTAAGACCAGTAACGACATCATTAAAGCGATGGCGGACACTATGTCGACAATGGGTGCGTACATTGTTATGTCGTTCTTCTGTGCTCAGTTCCTGGCTGCATTTGCACAGTCGAATATTGGTACTATGCTAGCGCTATACGGTGCAGAAGGTCTGAAAGCAATGAACCTTCCGGGTGAAGCAACGATCATCGGCATGATTCTGTTGACGGCTTCTGTAAACCTGCTAATTGGTTCTGCTTCTGCCAAATGGGCTTTAATTGGTCCAATTCTAGTACCAATGCTAATGGCTGTAGGTATTTCGCCAGAGCTTTCTCAAGCGGCATACCGCGTTGGTGATTCTGTATCGAACATTATCTCACCTCTGATGGTCTTCTTCCCTCTCGTCGTGGTTTACTGTCAGCGCTACGTGAAGTCGACTGGTATTGGTACTCTAGCATCTCTAATGATGCCATTCTCAATTGCAATGTTGATCGGTTGGTCTATTTTCCTAGTGGCATACTGGGCACTGGGTATCCCACTGGGCATTCAAGCTCCTTACACATATACGATGTAA
- a CDS encoding GspH/FimT family pseudopilin, producing the protein MRVWEMPRGFTLIEVLVVLSVVCVVALWALPSFVSVSNTAKMARLATELNGLVVMAKSQAVLRRQPLWIHLLTVSGEWALELTDNKKEFQGVVLMRLSGASFSGIKLDTTYSSNQISFDATHGRPKSGRFTFYPGQQPELVLELRTHFRSAIVRVCSPNKTYLGYEVC; encoded by the coding sequence ATGAGAGTTTGGGAAATGCCTCGTGGTTTTACATTGATAGAAGTGTTGGTTGTTTTATCGGTAGTCTGCGTGGTCGCGCTATGGGCACTCCCTAGCTTTGTTTCCGTTTCTAATACCGCCAAAATGGCTAGGCTAGCGACAGAGTTGAATGGACTTGTCGTAATGGCTAAATCTCAAGCTGTTTTGCGCCGCCAACCGTTATGGATTCACTTGTTAACCGTTAGCGGAGAATGGGCGCTGGAATTAACTGATAACAAAAAGGAGTTCCAAGGGGTGGTATTAATGCGTTTGTCTGGGGCTTCATTTTCAGGGATTAAACTAGACACAACGTATAGCTCGAATCAAATCAGCTTTGATGCAACCCATGGCCGTCCTAAAAGTGGCCGATTTACTTTCTATCCTGGCCAGCAACCTGAGCTAGTTCTTGAGCTAAGAACGCACTTTCGCTCTGCTATTGTTCGTGTTTGTTCTCCAAATAAGACTTACTTGGGCTACGAAGTATGCTGA
- the dnaJ gene encoding molecular chaperone DnaJ: protein MSKRDFYEVLGVSRDASERDIKKAYKRLAMKFHPDRNQGDESAADKFKEVKEAYEILLDPQKKAAYDQYGHAAFEQGGMGGGFGGGAGADFGDIFGDVFGDIFGGGRRGGGQQRAQRGADLRYNMELSLEEAVRGVSKEIEVPTLVNCDVCDGSGAKKGSSPETCGTCHGHGQVQMRQGFFAVQQTCPTCHGKGKIIKDPCNSCHGQGRKQKTKTLNVKIPAGVDTGDRIRLSGEGEAGEMGAPAGDLYVQVHVKEHHIFERDGNNLYCEVPVSFAMAALGGEVEVPTLDGRVNLKVPTETQTGRMFRMRGKGVKGVRGGGVGDLIVKLVVETPVNLSSRQKDLLKEFEESCGGEAATKHKPKAEGFFNGVKKFFDDLTS from the coding sequence ATGTCAAAACGTGATTTTTACGAAGTATTAGGCGTAAGCCGTGATGCATCAGAACGTGATATTAAAAAGGCGTATAAGCGCCTTGCAATGAAATTCCACCCAGACCGCAACCAGGGTGATGAGTCTGCTGCAGATAAGTTTAAAGAAGTAAAAGAAGCGTACGAAATCCTACTGGATCCTCAGAAAAAAGCGGCCTATGACCAATATGGTCATGCAGCCTTCGAACAAGGCGGCATGGGCGGTGGCTTTGGCGGTGGTGCTGGTGCTGATTTCGGTGATATTTTTGGTGATGTGTTTGGTGATATCTTTGGCGGTGGCCGACGTGGCGGTGGCCAGCAGCGCGCGCAACGCGGTGCAGACCTGCGCTATAACATGGAACTGTCGCTAGAAGAAGCGGTTCGCGGTGTTTCAAAAGAAATTGAAGTGCCAACGCTAGTTAACTGTGACGTTTGTGATGGCAGCGGCGCGAAGAAAGGCTCGTCTCCTGAAACGTGTGGAACCTGTCATGGTCATGGCCAAGTTCAGATGCGTCAGGGTTTCTTTGCGGTTCAGCAAACCTGTCCAACCTGTCACGGTAAAGGCAAGATCATCAAAGATCCATGTAACTCGTGTCATGGTCAGGGTCGTAAACAGAAGACTAAAACGCTTAACGTTAAGATTCCTGCTGGTGTTGATACTGGTGACCGTATCCGTCTTTCTGGTGAAGGTGAAGCGGGAGAAATGGGCGCTCCAGCGGGTGACTTGTACGTACAGGTCCATGTGAAAGAGCACCACATCTTTGAGCGTGATGGTAATAATCTATATTGTGAAGTGCCTGTCAGCTTTGCAATGGCCGCACTGGGTGGTGAAGTTGAAGTACCAACACTGGATGGTCGTGTGAACCTGAAAGTTCCGACTGAAACGCAAACGGGGCGAATGTTCCGTATGCGCGGTAAAGGGGTGAAGGGTGTTCGAGGCGGTGGTGTTGGTGACCTGATTGTTAAGTTAGTAGTTGAAACACCTGTTAATCTAAGTTCACGTCAGAAAGATTTATTGAAAGAGTTTGAAGAGTCTTGCGGTGGTGAAGCGGCAACTAAGCACAAGCCGAAAGCGGAAGGGTTCTTCAATGGGGTCAAGAAGTTTTTCGATGACCTAACGAGTTAA
- the nadK gene encoding NAD(+) kinase, giving the protein MKKPFEVIAIIGKPRDQQAIQTHRELYLWLQSEGYQVFIDDRLAEILDDVPDEHFASLIQLGKTADLAIVVGGDGNMLGAARVLSRFNTSVIGVNRGNLGFLTDLNPEDFQSALKKVLEGEFIEEERFLLEAEVHRHGQVKSHNAALNEAVLHPGQVAHMIEFEVYIDDSFAFSLRADGLIISTPTGSTAYSLSGGGPILSPSLNAISLVPMFPHTLSSRPLVVDSKRRIKLVVSPDNRGTQEVGCDGQVSLPVSPGDEIHIYQSPNVLKLIHPKDYSYYHVLRNKLGWSSKLF; this is encoded by the coding sequence ATGAAAAAGCCTTTTGAAGTGATCGCCATCATTGGTAAACCTCGGGATCAGCAAGCTATTCAGACTCACAGAGAGCTTTACCTCTGGCTTCAGTCGGAAGGGTATCAGGTTTTTATTGACGATAGGCTAGCGGAAATTTTAGACGATGTCCCGGATGAACATTTTGCGAGTCTAATTCAGCTTGGTAAAACGGCTGACTTGGCAATTGTCGTAGGTGGTGATGGCAACATGTTGGGGGCCGCCAGAGTGCTTTCACGCTTTAATACCTCAGTGATTGGAGTAAACCGAGGAAACCTTGGGTTTCTGACCGATCTCAACCCAGAAGATTTTCAGTCGGCACTTAAAAAAGTGCTTGAAGGTGAGTTCATCGAAGAAGAGCGCTTTTTGCTGGAAGCTGAAGTCCACCGTCATGGACAAGTAAAAAGTCATAATGCCGCACTCAATGAAGCCGTACTTCACCCTGGGCAAGTCGCCCATATGATTGAATTCGAAGTGTATATTGATGACAGCTTCGCCTTTTCTCTGCGTGCAGACGGGCTAATTATCTCTACGCCCACTGGCTCTACAGCCTATTCATTGTCCGGTGGCGGCCCTATCCTATCGCCAAGTCTTAATGCTATTTCGCTTGTACCTATGTTCCCGCATACTTTATCCAGCCGTCCGTTAGTCGTAGACAGTAAACGTCGTATTAAACTGGTGGTATCTCCGGATAACCGAGGGACTCAAGAAGTCGGCTGTGATGGCCAAGTCTCTCTGCCCGTTTCCCCTGGTGACGAAATCCATATTTATCAAAGCCCTAATGTACTCAAACTGATCCACCCCAAGGACTACAGCTACTATCATGTACTGCGCAATAAACTTGGTTGGTCGAGTAAACTGTTCTAG
- a CDS encoding type IV pilus modification PilV family protein has product MISNQKGVSLIEVLIGLFLVSSSAIGLVKLHTYIETKSDWANQATKALYLAESQLEYFISHSSVVEPQNYSFDTINQDPCFTLERCQISLEEEFQLQCDSKSIVLNGIETQLISVAVCWQDRYGKNQSIELTTFVSEFNEFAM; this is encoded by the coding sequence ATGATTTCTAATCAAAAAGGTGTGAGCTTGATTGAAGTATTAATTGGGCTATTTCTTGTAAGTAGTAGCGCTATTGGTTTAGTAAAACTGCATACCTATATAGAGACGAAATCAGATTGGGCTAATCAGGCGACAAAAGCGCTTTATCTAGCAGAGTCACAGCTTGAGTATTTTATCAGTCACAGTTCAGTTGTGGAGCCCCAAAATTATTCGTTTGATACGATAAATCAAGATCCCTGCTTTACTCTTGAACGTTGCCAGATTTCATTAGAAGAAGAGTTTCAACTACAGTGTGACTCCAAGTCTATTGTGCTGAATGGTATCGAAACTCAACTCATTAGCGTTGCTGTCTGTTGGCAAGATCGTTATGGGAAAAATCAATCTATTGAGTTAACAACATTTGTCTCTGAGTTCAATGAGTTTGCTATGTAG
- a CDS encoding pilus assembly protein PilW, whose translation MSMLIHHQRTAVYRANELMLLQSTNSVLQMMKQDLHRAGYSGGMGSSLKLSGAAQTYYIRHDNQMSLIAYAYLSGNADDEDAYTNVVYQRDRQSEQILRVCEKKLSRVMSVVEAESFTNYFGNTCNTLFDSRRIAIEVFELNVEPLVGLSISSELVSVVLSTQLVDQPQITQSLGFSVKTRNW comes from the coding sequence ATGAGCATGTTGATCCATCATCAGCGTACAGCGGTTTATCGAGCTAACGAACTTATGCTACTCCAAAGCACCAATAGTGTTCTTCAAATGATGAAGCAGGACTTACATCGGGCTGGCTACAGCGGAGGTATGGGTTCTAGCCTTAAGCTATCCGGCGCGGCACAAACTTATTATATCAGGCATGATAATCAAATGAGTCTAATTGCTTACGCCTACCTTTCAGGGAATGCTGACGATGAGGATGCATACACAAATGTTGTTTATCAAAGAGATAGACAATCTGAGCAGATCCTCAGAGTTTGTGAGAAGAAATTGTCACGCGTTATGTCTGTCGTAGAAGCAGAGAGCTTTACGAATTATTTTGGCAATACTTGTAACACTTTGTTTGATAGTCGACGTATCGCTATTGAAGTATTTGAGTTGAATGTTGAGCCCTTGGTGGGCCTGTCTATCTCTTCAGAACTTGTGAGTGTCGTTCTTTCAACCCAGTTAGTGGATCAACCGCAAATTACGCAATCACTGGGTTTTTCTGTCAAAACGAGGAACTGGTGA
- the tadA gene encoding tRNA adenosine(34) deaminase TadA has product MSDSQFSSQDEFFMRRALALAAQAELEGEVPVGAVLVKDGEVVAEGWNQSIGHHDATAHAEMQVLRKAGQVLENYRLLDTTLYVTLEPCPMCAGALLHSRVKRIVFGAPDLKAGAAGTVLNLFEHQAAYHYADIEAGLLEEECRVQLQAFFKRRRKENKAQKQAKRFE; this is encoded by the coding sequence GTGTCAGATTCTCAGTTTTCCTCTCAAGATGAATTCTTCATGCGACGTGCGCTGGCGCTTGCTGCTCAGGCAGAGTTAGAGGGAGAAGTACCTGTTGGTGCTGTCTTGGTCAAGGACGGAGAAGTGGTTGCTGAAGGTTGGAATCAGTCTATTGGTCATCATGATGCAACGGCACATGCAGAAATGCAGGTACTGCGTAAAGCAGGCCAAGTTTTGGAGAATTATCGTCTCCTTGATACAACCTTATATGTGACGCTGGAGCCGTGTCCAATGTGTGCCGGAGCTTTGCTTCATAGCAGAGTCAAACGTATCGTGTTCGGCGCTCCAGACTTAAAAGCGGGAGCAGCTGGAACAGTACTTAATTTGTTTGAGCACCAGGCAGCGTATCACTACGCGGATATTGAAGCTGGATTATTGGAAGAAGAGTGTCGAGTGCAATTGCAAGCATTCTTTAAGCGTCGTCGTAAAGAGAACAAAGCGCAGAAACAGGCAAAGCGTTTTGAATGA
- the grpE gene encoding nucleotide exchange factor GrpE produces MSNEENKVTEEELDQIIEEAEKVEAAAQEAEAELEEIGDEKDAKIAQLEAALLTSEAKVQEQQDSVLRAKAEVENMRRRTEQEIDKARKYALNKFAEELLPVIDNLERAIQAADTEAEVVKPLLEGVELTHKTFVDTVAKFGLKEINPEGEAFNPEMHQAMSIQESPDHESNTVMFVMQKGYELNGRVIRPAMVMVAK; encoded by the coding sequence ATGAGCAACGAAGAAAATAAAGTTACAGAAGAAGAGCTAGATCAAATCATCGAAGAAGCAGAGAAAGTGGAAGCCGCAGCGCAAGAGGCTGAAGCTGAGCTAGAAGAAATTGGTGATGAGAAAGACGCTAAGATTGCTCAACTAGAAGCAGCGTTACTGACTAGCGAAGCGAAAGTTCAAGAACAGCAAGATAGCGTACTGCGTGCAAAAGCCGAAGTCGAAAACATGCGTCGTCGTACTGAGCAAGAAATCGATAAAGCACGTAAATACGCGTTAAATAAGTTTGCCGAAGAGTTACTGCCGGTTATCGATAACCTAGAGCGAGCGATTCAAGCGGCAGATACTGAAGCGGAAGTAGTTAAACCACTGCTTGAAGGCGTAGAATTGACGCATAAAACGTTTGTAGACACGGTGGCTAAGTTTGGTCTAAAAGAGATTAACCCTGAAGGCGAAGCGTTTAACCCTGAAATGCATCAAGCGATGTCTATTCAAGAGAGCCCTGACCATGAATCAAATACTGTGATGTTTGTCATGCAGAAAGGTTACGAGCTTAATGGCCGTGTGATTCGACCTGCTATGGTAATGGTTGCTAAATAA
- a CDS encoding type IV pilin protein, which produces MFGENRCNQSKQSPNGMTLLELLVVTVVIVILSAIAYPSYLDFVRQSHRTTAISDLARIQLELESNYSGQYQWSHIVSEGQCTLCLSDQNRFIFSITSGASTAYTIKATAQTSSQQHLDTCLIENNIDYISLDAKNIEFPASCWE; this is translated from the coding sequence GTGTTCGGTGAAAATCGATGTAATCAGAGTAAACAAAGTCCAAATGGAATGACTTTGCTCGAACTGTTGGTGGTAACAGTCGTGATAGTGATTTTATCTGCTATCGCTTACCCAAGTTATTTGGACTTCGTGCGTCAATCTCATCGGACAACGGCCATCTCTGACTTAGCGCGAATCCAACTGGAGTTGGAATCGAACTACAGCGGACAATATCAATGGAGCCACATCGTATCTGAAGGCCAATGCACTCTATGCCTGTCTGACCAAAACCGCTTTATTTTTTCTATCACTAGCGGAGCAAGCACCGCATATACGATCAAGGCTACCGCTCAAACAAGCAGCCAGCAACATCTCGATACCTGCCTAATAGAGAACAACATTGATTACATCAGCTTAGACGCAAAAAACATAGAGTTTCCTGCGTCTTGTTGGGAATAA
- the dnaK gene encoding molecular chaperone DnaK, translating to MGKIIGIDLGTTNSCVAVLDGDKPRVIENAEGERTTASVIAYTDGETLVGQPAKRQAVTNPENTLFAIKRLIGRRFEDEEVQRDIEIMPYKIVKADNGDAWVEAQGQKMAAPQVSAEVLKKMKKTAEDFLGEEVTGAVITVPAYFNDAQRQATKDAGRIAGLEVKRIINEPTAAALAYGLDKQGGDRTIAVYDLGGGTFDISIIEIDEVEGEKTFEVLATNGDTHLGGEDFDNRMINYLVEEFKKEQGIDLKNDPLAMQRVKEAAEKAKIELSSTSQTDVNLPYVTADATGPKHMNVKVTRAKLESLVEDLVQRSLEPLKVALADADLSVNDITDVILVGGQTRMPMVQAKVAEFFGKDARKDVNPDEAVAMGAAVQGGVLAGDVKDVLLLDVTPLSLGIETMGGVMTKLVEKNTTIPTKANQVFSTAEDNQNAVTIHVLQGERKQAMYNKSLGQFNLEGIQPAPRGMPQIEVTFDLDADGILHVSAKDKQTGKEQKITIQASGGLSDDEIEKMVQEAEANKEADKKFEELAAARNQADQMIHGTRKQVEEAGDALPAEEKEKIESAISELEEARKGEDKEAIDAKVQALMTAAQKLMEIAQQQAQAQQAGAEAGEQPKQEEDVVDAEFEEVKDEKK from the coding sequence ATGGGTAAAATCATTGGTATTGACTTAGGTACTACTAACTCATGTGTTGCGGTACTAGACGGCGACAAACCACGTGTAATTGAAAACGCAGAGGGTGAGCGTACTACTGCATCGGTAATTGCTTACACAGACGGTGAGACACTAGTAGGTCAACCAGCAAAACGTCAAGCAGTTACAAACCCAGAAAACACGCTATTTGCAATTAAGCGTCTTATTGGTCGTCGTTTCGAAGATGAAGAAGTACAGCGCGACATCGAAATCATGCCGTACAAAATCGTTAAAGCTGACAACGGTGATGCTTGGGTTGAAGCGCAAGGCCAGAAAATGGCGGCTCCTCAGGTTTCTGCTGAAGTACTGAAGAAAATGAAGAAAACGGCAGAAGACTTCCTTGGTGAGGAAGTAACTGGCGCAGTTATCACAGTACCGGCTTACTTTAACGATGCTCAGCGTCAAGCAACTAAAGATGCTGGCCGTATCGCTGGTCTAGAAGTTAAGCGTATCATCAACGAGCCTACTGCAGCAGCTCTAGCTTACGGCCTAGACAAGCAAGGTGGTGACCGCACTATCGCTGTATACGATCTTGGTGGTGGTACATTCGATATCTCTATCATCGAGATTGATGAAGTTGAAGGCGAGAAAACATTCGAAGTACTAGCGACTAACGGTGACACTCACTTAGGTGGTGAAGACTTCGATAACCGCATGATCAACTACCTAGTTGAAGAGTTCAAGAAAGAGCAAGGTATCGATCTTAAGAACGATCCTCTAGCAATGCAGCGTGTTAAAGAAGCAGCAGAAAAAGCGAAAATTGAGCTTTCTTCTACTTCTCAAACAGACGTAAACCTACCTTACGTGACTGCAGATGCGACTGGTCCTAAGCACATGAACGTTAAAGTGACTCGTGCGAAACTAGAATCTCTAGTTGAAGATCTAGTTCAACGTTCTCTTGAGCCGCTAAAAGTTGCTCTAGCTGACGCAGACCTATCTGTGAACGACATTACTGACGTTATCCTTGTTGGTGGTCAGACTCGTATGCCAATGGTTCAAGCGAAAGTGGCTGAGTTCTTCGGTAAAGACGCTCGTAAAGACGTGAACCCTGACGAAGCAGTAGCAATGGGTGCTGCAGTTCAAGGTGGTGTACTTGCGGGTGATGTTAAAGATGTACTTCTACTAGACGTTACTCCTCTGTCTCTAGGTATCGAGACTATGGGCGGCGTAATGACTAAGCTAGTTGAGAAGAACACCACTATCCCAACCAAAGCGAACCAAGTTTTCTCTACAGCAGAAGACAACCAGAATGCGGTAACTATCCACGTTCTTCAAGGTGAGCGTAAGCAGGCGATGTACAACAAGTCTCTAGGTCAATTCAACCTAGAAGGCATTCAGCCAGCTCCACGTGGTATGCCACAAATCGAAGTAACTTTCGACCTAGATGCGGATGGTATCCTTCACGTATCAGCGAAAGATAAGCAGACTGGTAAAGAGCAGAAGATCACTATCCAAGCTTCAGGCGGACTAAGCGACGATGAAATCGAAAAAATGGTACAAGAAGCAGAAGCTAACAAAGAAGCGGACAAAAAGTTCGAAGAGCTAGCGGCTGCACGTAACCAAGCTGACCAAATGATCCACGGTACTCGTAAGCAAGTTGAAGAAGCGGGTGACGCACTTCCAGCGGAAGAGAAAGAGAAGATTGAATCTGCTATCTCTGAGCTAGAAGAAGCTCGTAAGGGTGAAGACAAAGAAGCGATTGATGCGAAAGTACAAGCTCTTATGACCGCTGCGCAAAAACTTATGGAAATCGCTCAGCAACAAGCTCAGGCACAACAGGCTGGCGCAGAAGCTGGTGAACAGCCTAAGCAAGAAGAAGACGTTGTAGACGCTGAGTTTGAAGAAGTTAAAGACGAGAAAAAATAA
- a CDS encoding dicarboxylate/amino acid:cation symporter, with the protein MDKSLSSKIFVGLFAGLLIGTAIQYLFSGIAIFDTYLLGAAEGAGGMFVSLIKLLVVPLVYVSIVCGIVDLKDITAFGRLGGKTFALYIINTIIAITAALTVGMIFQPGADANLAGTISETVKLTTTETPDIFSLVVNIVPSNPVQAFANGDMLQIIFMAILTGLAIQALDSRGGPAIRTFKMANEIMMKLVGLVMSLAPYGVFALMIQLGATLDANTLMSVAGYVALVVAMLVFWIFFFYPMAVGIATGTSPKTFLRATREQILFSLSTASSNATIPVTMRTLTEKLQVSKSVAGFGVPLGATMNMSGVSIYIALATIFVANAFGQPINTADVFTLGLTILLLSIGAGGVPGGGVVMVGVLLHQLGLPPEGLAIIAAVDRINDMFCTSSNVVGDTAVNTIVAKTEGEIGKEEAQVEGKPAQANA; encoded by the coding sequence ATGGATAAATCGCTTTCAAGCAAGATTTTTGTAGGCTTGTTTGCTGGTCTACTGATCGGTACTGCGATCCAGTACTTATTTAGCGGGATTGCAATTTTTGATACTTACCTTCTAGGCGCTGCGGAAGGTGCTGGTGGCATGTTCGTATCACTGATCAAGTTACTTGTTGTTCCTTTGGTATACGTTTCAATCGTGTGTGGCATTGTTGATTTGAAAGACATCACTGCGTTTGGTCGTCTTGGTGGTAAAACCTTCGCCCTATACATTATTAATACCATCATCGCGATTACAGCGGCACTGACTGTAGGTATGATTTTCCAGCCAGGTGCTGACGCTAACCTAGCTGGTACGATTTCAGAAACAGTAAAACTAACGACAACGGAAACGCCTGATATCTTCTCCCTAGTGGTAAACATCGTACCAAGTAACCCTGTTCAGGCGTTTGCTAATGGCGATATGCTACAAATCATCTTTATGGCAATCCTAACAGGCCTAGCGATTCAGGCGCTTGATTCACGCGGTGGGCCGGCTATCCGCACATTCAAGATGGCGAACGAAATCATGATGAAGCTTGTTGGCCTTGTTATGAGCCTTGCTCCATATGGTGTGTTTGCGCTGATGATTCAACTAGGCGCGACACTAGATGCTAACACGCTCATGTCAGTAGCAGGCTATGTAGCGCTTGTTGTGGCTATGCTCGTGTTCTGGATCTTCTTCTTCTACCCAATGGCAGTAGGTATTGCGACAGGTACTTCTCCAAAGACGTTCTTACGTGCTACTCGTGAGCAAATCCTATTCTCTCTATCGACAGCAAGCTCGAATGCGACTATTCCTGTAACTATGCGTACTTTGACGGAGAAACTACAAGTTTCAAAATCAGTTGCAGGTTTCGGTGTACCACTGGGTGCAACCATGAACATGTCTGGTGTGTCTATCTACATCGCACTGGCAACTATCTTCGTTGCAAACGCATTTGGTCAACCAATCAACACGGCTGACGTGTTCACTCTAGGTCTTACTATCCTGCTTCTATCTATTGGTGCTGGTGGTGTTCCTGGTGGTGGTGTTGTTATGGTTGGTGTTCTTCTTCACCAACTGGGTCTTCCACCAGAAGGTCTGGCAATCATCGCAGCAGTTGACCGTATTAACGATATGTTCTGTACCTCTTCTAACGTAGTGGGTGATACCGCGGTAAACACTATTGTTGCAAAAACTGAAGGTGAAATCGGTAAAGAAGAAGCACAAGTTGAAGGCAAACCTGCCCAAGCAAATGCTTAA